The DNA window GAGAATATTTAATCATTATCTTTCACCAGCTCACTCCTCTTTTTCGACCGAATGCAGCCATCCTTCCTCGGCGACATGAAgcaccatctctctctctctctctctctctctcttctctctcttcctcccctctctctccatATCATCTACTCGGTGGGCTGGTGGAGGCGGGGCCTAGCGACGGCGCGAGCTCGCGGTGCCGGGTGGTGGAAGCAGGCGCGGGTAAGCGACGCCGTGTGCTTGCATGGCTGGCAGCTATCAGAGGCGCAGCAGCCAGGTGTCGCACTCACAGGCATGTGTGCGACGGTCGAGCGGCATGCGAGTGGCAGCGCGTGCTGCGGAAGATATACTGAAGGGGAAAGAGGATTGGTTGGCTGACGAGCGGACCCTACTATGACGGGCGTTAACAGAACTGGTGCCAGTCCATCCTCGTTTCACTAACCAAACCGTAAATAGAATCATTCCATTCCTTCAACCAAACATGGACATAGAACCTTTGGATTCCTAAAATCAAGGATAGATCCATCCAACGCATCCCAAATCGATCACCTCTTGCGGCAGGATCTCCTTCTCCCACTCTCGTGGCAGCAAATCTCCTCCTCTTATGGCAACGGCCTGGATTGGCAGGGCCGAATGCTATGTTCTTGGGGCGGTGGCGTGTGCTGTCTTGCACGAAGAGGGGCGGTGATGGTCGTGAGTGGAGGGAGGTGTTGACGGATGGGCATGGGCGGAGGTGCCGGCCATTATGACCGAGACTCAGGCAGAGGAGCCAGTCGCGCGGGTAGTGGAGCAAGCCCCGCGGGTGGAGGAGCCGGCTGTGTTAGCCAGGGCACAAACTTATGAGCTAGTCGTGCTTGCTGGGGCCAGAGCGGAGGGGCAGCCCGCGACGGGCGTGGGAGGCGCCCGCGATGGGTGTGGAAGGTGGCGTGGGGTGGGGAGATTTTGCTTGGGTTGGTGGATTTTCTTTTAACCATATATCCATCAAGATGTGGACCCTCCGAAAATATAGCACGACACCTGCGCGCCACTGTCCTTTTTTCTCACGCACACTTCTGTTTCCACACTTCACGCGCGTTGAATAGTGAACCGACAGGAAACAAACTCCTATGTGTGAAGTCCGTCATGAATCTGATTCCCTCTCCTAACGGCCATCAATTTTTCCTGTATGTTTTCCAAACCGACAGGAATTCTTTGCCTGATTCTCTTCAGGTTTTCACAGCCACATGAATTTTACTACTTTCCTATCGGTTTTTAGAAAACCGTCAGTATTAATTGTAGCCGACAGGATTGCTGCTGTCGCTGGTAGTGGCGCCCATCTTGTCAGTGTCAACGCGCTGTTTCTTCGATAGATGGAGGTGATCTCGTGGATGACTGGCACGTACATGCACCTTCGCAAGGTTCCTCATATGACGATCGCTGTCTACCACGGCCGGGAAACGGCCTTAATCGGCTCTGATAGGTGGAAGATGAACACAATATATGCTGCTAACGTTGCAGCCTTTTTCAGGCTTTTCATTGCTTATTTTATACACGCGGAACACAAACATGCATACATGGGTTTGAAGCCCGGGTCCCTCGCCACTCTACGCACGCCGCGCGGATCGGCTGTTTTCTCGCGATGACACCCGACATACATGCACGGCGCGCGAGCGCATCGTGGCGAGGCCACACACCCGAATAACGCGGCCACGGCATGGACGGGGTACACCTGTATCCACCCGTGGTTCTACGCAACACAAGTTCTGCAACAACAATCAGTATTACAACAGGGATTACAGCTGAAAACAAATTAGAAATGAAGTAGTATCAAATTCATATTAGCTGCGTGTGTTGCTATCTATATAGCGCCCGCTAGGGCACGGAGGAGGATGGTCTCGACGGTGATCCCAGGGCCGAAGCCGATGAGCAGTCCCCATTCCAGGCCTTCTCCTGGGGTAGGGAGGCCCTGCTCCTTCGACCTCCGCCTCATCTCCTCCATCACGAGAATAACACACGAGCTGCGTGTGTTGCCGTACTGCCTCATCACATGCCTCGACGCCGCCAGCTTCTGGCCGGTGAGCCCCAGCGCCGTCTCCACTCTGTCCAGTATTTGCCTGCCGCCTGCATGCACCACCCAGAACACCTCGTCGTTCAAGTCTGGTGGCAGtggcatcgtcgtcgtcatcggcaAGTGGCTGCCGCCGATCTCTATCATCTCTTGCAGCGCGCGCTCCACCGAGCGGCCCAGGGCACCGGATACATGCAACGGAACGTCCGGTTGCAGGGTGAACACTATCCCCTCGTCCCGCAGCTTGGACACGATGGCGTCTCCCGTCCCAGGTACAATCTCCTGAGACGTTGACACGAGCTCAAACATGGCGTGCTCGTCTGGAGATGGGTTACACcccaccacgaccgcgcctgcCGCGTCGCCGAAGAGCGCCTGCCCGACGAGGTTTCCCAGGTGGTCCTCGGAGGGCCCACGCAACGACAAGGCGTACACCTCGCAGGCGACCACGAGGACCCGGGCGCCGGGGTTGTTTTCCGCGAGGTCCTTGGAGACGCGGATGGCGGAGCAGCCGCTGTGGCAGCCAGCCTGGTACATCATGAGACGCTTGGTTGAGAGTGGGAGGCCGAGGAGCTTCACGAGCTCCCAGTCCGCACCAGGCAAGCAGCCACTGCTCGTCGTGCTGACGACGAGGTGTGTGATGTCGGAGGCGTGCCTGCCCCAGTCTTCTATGGCcttgcgcgccgccgccgcaccgaGCCGAGGTACGCCCTCGTCAGTGATCTCCTGCCGAAGGGTCAGGGAAGGAGACTTGTAGGCTGTCGCTGACGGGTTGCTCCTCAACCACTCGTCGGACATGTAGAAGTGTCGCTTCTCTGTCGTTGTCTTCTCGCCTGCATTTATATTTCATGTAAACGACTAGTATTGTTATAATTAAATTCATCAAATTCTTTTGCAGACTTCTCTGTTGACAACGTTAATTAGAAGACTCTAATGATTTGacaacaaataaaaaaacagaaaaatatTGTGTGCATGCCAAGGGAAGCAAACACACGTATATTAGATACATAATAAATATTGGAGACTTACAAATCTTGGCAAACCTAGCCTTTAGATCCACCAGATGTTTACTGTCGGTTATATCAAAATAGTAATCCGGGAAAGACTTTTGCTCAAACACATGCTCCGGGAGTGCTTTCCCTATACCCATGATAGTTGCTCGTCCACTACCATAATGAGGTCTTCCCATGGCTAGAGTCTCCAGATCTCCTGCCCTCAGCAGACTCATGGTACGGTGGAGTACTGTGGTGGAGAGATGGGGATTATGATGATGATTAGCACCTTCTGATCTCAGCTACAAGGTCTGGTATTAAATATATAGGCGCTGATCATGAGGAAGGCCAGCTTTATTTTGACTTTTTTAAGATTTCGACAGCAAGTGGTATACAATTGCTAGGCAATAAATCAATATTTTTACGAAATATCAAATTTATCAGGTCCTTGTCCGCCGCTCATAGCCCTGGAGTTctggcactactacacaaatcttTTGGGAGGTGGGCGTTTTGGCAGGCAAAGCAACCGCCTCCGACAAAAGGACTGTGTTAATGCAGACCTACGGAGGCGGTCAATCAatcagaaaaaaagaaaaacccgTTGACAAGCCTGC is part of the Miscanthus floridulus cultivar M001 chromosome 9, ASM1932011v1, whole genome shotgun sequence genome and encodes:
- the LOC136482594 gene encoding chalcone synthase E-like, whose product is MSLLRAGDLETLAMGRPHYGSGRATIMGIGKALPEHVFEQKSFPDYYFDITDSKHLVDLKARFAKICEKTTTEKRHFYMSDEWLRSNPSATAYKSPSLTLRQEITDEGVPRLGAAAARKAIEDWGRHASDITHLVVSTTSSGCLPGADWELVKLLGLPLSTKRLMMYQAGCHSGCSAIRVSKDLAENNPGARVLVVACEVYALSLRGPSEDHLGNLVGQALFGDAAGAVVVGCNPSPDEHAMFELVSTSQEIVPGTGDAIVSKLRDEGIVFTLQPDVPLHVSGALGRSVERALQEMIEIGGSHLPMTTTMPLPPDLNDEVFWVVHAGGRQILDRVETALGLTGQKLAASRHVMRQYGNTRSSCVILVMEEMRRRSKEQGLPTPGEGLEWGLLIGFGPGITVETILLRALAGAI